The Panicum virgatum strain AP13 chromosome 5K, P.virgatum_v5, whole genome shotgun sequence genome has a window encoding:
- the LOC120707210 gene encoding probable WRKY transcription factor 50 has product MSSFESLLEHWIGGGEFVVDDDTEAEAAAAAWSFLSFDIGAGYHPPEPAEEQPAPPLVDALQAETDHCASGTAGGSSDGEPGGKQSQTEASSLALSSEGHGGNGVVVPAVEENKDDGEKTRKKKIAFRTRSEVDVLDDGYRWHKYGKKMVKNSPNPRNYYRCSRKGCQVKKLVERARDDERFVITTYDGVHNHSAAPPLPHAPRGYRRLLDPPPPPAAQQGHRVF; this is encoded by the exons ATGTCCTCTTTCGAATCTCTGCTGGAGCActggatcggcggcggcgagtttGTCGTGGACGACGACACGGAAGCagaagcagcagccgccgcatgGAGCTTCCTCTCCTTCGACATCGGCGCCGGCTACCACCCGCCGGAGCCAGCGGAggagcagccggcgccgccgctcgtcgacGCGCTCCAAGCCGAAACTGACCACTGCGCGAGTGGTACAGCCGGAGGCAGCAGCGATGGCGAGCCCGGCGGCAAGCAGAGCCAGACGGAGGCGTCGTCATTAGCGCTCAGCTCAGAGGGGCACGGCGGCAA TGGCGTCGTCGTCCCGGCGGTCGAGGAGAACAAGGACGACGGGGAGaagacgaggaagaagaagatcgcGTTCAGGACGCGGTCGGAGGTGGACGTGCTGGACGACGGCTACCGGTGGCACAAGTACGGGAAGAAGATGGTCAAGAACAGCCCCAACCCGAG GAACTACTACCGGTGCTCGAGGAAGGGGTGCCAGGTGAAGAAGCTGGTGGAGCGGGCGCGGGACGACGAGCGCTTCGTCATCACCACCTACGACGGCGTCCACAAccactccgccgcgccgccgctgccgcacgcGCCGCGGGGCTACCGACGCCTcctcgacccgccgccgccgccggcggcgcagcagggcCACCGTGTCTTCTAG
- the LOC120707211 gene encoding glycerophosphocholine acyltransferase 1-like, giving the protein MASEVEDEAGAGSPLVANGAADVRRRRDQAKAMLSKQAVKIATKAEEHERFIFKVTHLLGVLGFGGFCYLLGARPQDVPYVYCLFYVIFVPLRWIYYRYKKWHYYLLDFCYYANTFLLVMILFYPKDEKLFMVCFSFAEGPLAWALIVWRCSLVFSSFDKLVSVLIHLLPGIVLFTIRWWNPQTFAAMHPEGRAARVTWPYVEDKSYLWTWLFFVPLAAYTLWQLMYFLIVNVLRRQRLLRDPEVMTSYRELSKKAQKANNIWWRLSGLLGDKNRQVMYILLQALFTVATMALTVPIFLSYWMHVVFQILKVCAATWNGGSFILEVMPRQVVQKQQTKKLNMKPIEQTNSTHHAEDDGTPGKQHEHTTEEQKH; this is encoded by the exons ATGGCGTCGGAGGTGGAGGACGAGGCGGGGGCGGGGTCGCCGCTGGTCGCCAACGGGGCGGCCGACGTCCGACGGAGG AGGGACCAGGCCAAGGCGATGCTGTCCAAGCAGGCCGTCAAGATCGCCACCAAGGCCGAGGAGCACGAGCGCTTCATCTTTAAG GTCACACACTTGCTGGGTGTTCTTGGATTTGGGGGATTTTGCTACCTATTGGGTGCCA GACCACAGGATGTTCCATATGTGTACTGTCTGTTTTATGTCATATTCGTTCCGCTTCGCTGGATCTACTATCGCTACAAAAAATGGCATTACTATCTCCTG gACTTCTGCTACTATGCCAACACTTTTCTCCTTGTAATGATTCTCTTCTATCCAAAGGATGAAAAACTGTTCATGGTTTGCTTCTCATTTGCAGAG GGTCCGCTTGCTTGGGCACTAATTGTGTGGCGCTGCAGCTTGGTATTTAGCTCATTTGACAAACTTGTTAGTGTCCTGATACATCTTTTACCTG GGATTGTTCTATTCACTATCCGGTGGTGGAATCCGCAAACATTTGCTGCCATGCATCCAGAAGGAAGAGCAGCCAGAGTTACATGGCCATATGTGGAGGATAAATCATATTTATGGACATGGCTGTTTTTTGTTCCTCTAGCTGCTTACACTTTGTGGCAACTTATGTATTTTCTCATAGTTAATGTGCTTCGTCGACAGAGGTTGTTAAGGGACCCTGAAGTCATGACATCATACAG GGAGCTCTCAAAGAAAGCACAGAAAGCAAACAATATCTGGTGGAGGCTGAGCGGACTGCTGGGTGATAAGAACCGTCAGGTCATGTACATACTTCTCCAGGCGCTGTTCACAGTGGCGACGATGGCCTTGACTGTCCCCATATTCCTGTCCTACTGGATGCACGTGGTGTTCCAGATACTGAAGGTGTGCGCTGCGACATGGAACGGCGGAAGCTTCATCCTGGAGGTGATGCCTCGTCAGGTAGTACAGAAGCAGCAGACGAAGAAACTCAACATGAAGCCTATCGAACAGACGAACTCGACGCACCATGCGGAGGATGATGGTACGCCGGGTAAGCAGCATGAGCACACAACCGAGGAGCAAAAGCACTAG